From Polaribacter butkevichii, a single genomic window includes:
- a CDS encoding bile acid:sodium symporter family protein, with protein MQNNIDINIDDIKINFDESGLWVLNIAIAIIMFGVALAISVDDFKRLFKNPKIVFVGVLSQFILLPAFTFLAILLIKPHPSFALGMMMIAACPGGNVSNFFSKMAGGNAALSVSLTAFATLICIVMTPFNLQFWGSLYEPTNQILKTVSLNPFDLFKLVSLILGIPLLLGMLIKHYHAKMASKIEKVLKPLSMLVFIALIFIAFSQNLDVFVNHIHHVLFLVIFHNIFAYFLGFYTAKSFKLNKKDCKTIAMETGIQNGGLGLLLIFGFFEGLGGMALLAAFWGVWDVFSGMALATYWGRKSSLK; from the coding sequence ATGCAAAACAACATAGATATAAATATAGACGACATTAAAATAAATTTTGATGAGAGTGGTTTATGGGTTTTAAATATTGCTATCGCTATTATTATGTTTGGTGTTGCATTAGCAATTAGTGTAGACGATTTTAAACGACTTTTTAAAAACCCTAAAATAGTTTTTGTGGGAGTTTTATCGCAATTTATATTATTGCCAGCATTTACTTTTTTAGCAATCTTATTGATAAAACCTCATCCTAGTTTTGCTTTAGGAATGATGATGATTGCTGCTTGTCCTGGTGGAAATGTATCTAATTTTTTTAGTAAAATGGCTGGCGGAAATGCAGCATTATCTGTGAGCTTAACTGCTTTTGCAACCTTAATTTGTATTGTAATGACTCCGTTTAACCTTCAATTTTGGGGAAGTTTATACGAACCTACAAATCAAATTTTAAAAACAGTTTCTTTAAACCCTTTTGATTTGTTTAAACTCGTTTCATTAATCTTAGGAATTCCTTTACTTCTTGGTATGCTAATTAAACATTACCATGCTAAAATGGCTAGCAAAATAGAAAAGGTTTTAAAACCGCTGTCTATGTTGGTTTTTATTGCGCTAATTTTTATTGCTTTTTCTCAAAATTTAGATGTTTTTGTAAATCATATTCACCACGTATTATTTTTGGTGATATTTCATAACATATTTGCTTACTTTTTGGGGTTTTATACCGCAAAAAGTTTTAAATTGAATAAAAAAGACTGCAAAACAATAGCTATGGAAACAGGAATACAAAATGGAGGTTTAGGTTTATTGCTTATTTTTGGTTTCTTTGAAGGATTAGGAGGCATGGCTTTATTAGCTGCCTTTTGGGGAGTGTGGGATGTTTTTTCTGGCATGGCATTAGCCACTTATTGGGGCAGAAAATCATCTTTAAAATAA